One part of the Anopheles coustani chromosome 2, idAnoCousDA_361_x.2, whole genome shotgun sequence genome encodes these proteins:
- the LOC131266494 gene encoding uncharacterized protein LOC131266494 yields the protein MWAALRDTAVGLLAEIHSLQNEAKMSIIIAIVFMGLLELGRSQYLTNTVHKTSAATEKINDLWCYSCNATDDGEACIELSSGNNASYVKKCNTEEFICMVKQFSYTTSTENSTSTPKLWSLERRCISSCEAGCIIIGERTKLYACTSCCEKSLCNTGKARSTNLIGHFRRPPVALAFGALVFFSVTKPFWPGVL from the exons ATGTGGGCAGCACTGCGCGACACGGCAGTCGGTTTGCTTGCCGAAATTCACTCACTGCAGAATGAAGCAAAAATGTCAATTATAATAGCAATTGTCTTTATGGGATTGCTTGAGTTAG GCCGATCGCAGTACCTAACGAACACTGTACATAAGACATCAGCTGCAACGGAGAAGATTAATGATCTCTGGTGCTACTCGTGCAACGCCACCGACGATGGCGAGGCGTGTATCGAGCTGTCGTCCGGAAATAATGCGTCCTACGTTAAAAAGTGTAACACGGAGGAATTTATCTGCATG GTCAAGCAGTTTTCCTACACGACCAGCACGGAAAACTCTACCTCGACGCCGAAGCTGTGGTCGCTCGAGCGTCGCTGCATCAGCAGCTGCGAGGCGGGTTGCATAATCATAGGCGAACGGACGAAGCTGTACGCGTGCACGAGCTGCTGCGAGAAGTCGCTTTGCAACACCGGCAAGGCGCGCTCGACGAACCTGATCGGTCACTTCCGGCGCCCACCGGTGGCCCTGGCGTTCGGTGCTCTAGTGTTCTTTAGTGTAACGAAACCCTTCTGGCCCGGGGTGCTCTAG